The genomic DNA GAACGTCGTTCGGTACGACGGCAAAAGTCCGCAACGGCTTCTGCCTGGATAGCAAGGGCGATATCTGGGCTGGCCTCGACAAGACCAACGCGATTTCACACTACCCGCTGAACGGCTTCGACGCGAACGGAAAACCGCTGTGGGGTGCCGCGATCACGATGCCGATTCCGGCGACGATCGGGCAACTGACGCGCATCATGTACCTGCCCGAAAGCGACACGATGATTCTCACGGGGATCACCGGCAGCACGGATTGGACCGCGATCGGATCGCGTGTCGAGGTGTATCACGGCTGGCTGGCCGGCAACAGGACTGCGCCGAATCCGGTGATCAACCTTGCTAGCGCCAATCCAAAATCGGTTGTGGCAGCCGGGAATTATCTTTTTGTGGGCTACGTCCATACCGTGCCGAATATCGATGCGTTCAACCTCACGACGGGGAACCTCGATATCACGCTCGTCAATAGCAATCCAAACACAGTCGATGTGGGCAACGACGTGGATTCGATGTATGGACTTCGGGCGTATCGGCGTTCGAACGGCGAATATGAAGTGACGAAGGACAACTACAACGACGCGAGCATTGTGCTGTATCGCTGGACGCCGCCTGCGTCGAGCGGGACTGGCGTGAGTGCGACCAGGACGATGATGGTGTCACCATTCAGCGTGAATTGACGATGCACGCGGGCCGCAGCGACCGAACTGGCGGATCGATGCATCGATGCGTGAGTGGGCAGGGTTCGGGCCAATAGCGGCCAGTCGCCGCTCCCGGACAAAATGCGTTCTTGAGAGGCGCATAATCCGAGATGAATTGCGTTCCGTTCGGTCGGCGGACGCGCCGCAAGCGGCACGCCCCAACCTGCAATGCTGGCGGACTGACGAGTATCCTTAATCCGAAGGAGTTCGAAAATGACACCTGGCGGCGCGGCTCCGATCGAACCCATCAACATTGGTCAATTGAGCATTCAGTATCTGATTGATGGAACTGCCACGGGCGGGATGGGCGTTTTCGAATTGACCGTGGCTCCCGGCGCTCAAGTCCCGCCGCCACATAGCCACACACGTAACGAAGAATGCGTCTATGTGCTGGAGGGCATGCTTCGGTACTCGGTCGACGGGGTAGTCCGCGACCTGGTACCGGGCGAATGGATGTTTACCCCACGCGGGTCGGTTCATCACTTCAGCAACCCGCACAATGGCACGGCCCGCGCACTGATCGTCCTGACACCGGACGTAGGTGCTCAGTATTTTCGTGATGTCGGAGCAATCGTAAGCGCTGGCGGGCCGCCCGACCGCTCGAAGCTTATCGATGTCATGTCCAGGTACGGATTGGTGCCAGCGCCACCGCCCCAATGAAACCTGGGTGTTGGGCGTTCAGGGGGCGGCCAACAACCTCTGCCTCTTCAAGCCTCATTCGAAATCACCGGATGCATGTCGACCGAGGTGCTGTCACGCCTTTGCCAACGCACTGTCGCAAGCACCGAGGCAAATACCATCAACCCACCTCCGGCCCATCCCCAGACAGACAGGTGCTCCCCGAGCCACGCATACGCGAACAGCGCGCCAAACGCCGGTTCGCTGCCCATCAGCAACGCCACGCGCGTTGGGCTACTGCGCTTGACGGCAAAGTTCTGCGCGAAGAATGCGAACAGCGT from Paraburkholderia terrae includes the following:
- a CDS encoding cupin domain-containing protein, whose amino-acid sequence is MTPGGAAPIEPINIGQLSIQYLIDGTATGGMGVFELTVAPGAQVPPPHSHTRNEECVYVLEGMLRYSVDGVVRDLVPGEWMFTPRGSVHHFSNPHNGTARALIVLTPDVGAQYFRDVGAIVSAGGPPDRSKLIDVMSRYGLVPAPPPQ